CGAACTCTTGCGGAGAGTGTATGATGAAGCACCTGAATTTGCAGTGAACTCGATTATAGGAGGGCTTTTCAAACAATGACACTTATTTTGGTTATCCCGGCAACGGATGGCATTGTTATGGCTTCTGATGGTCAAGTTACGGCCGGCATGATTCGGAGACGAGGGAAAAAAATAAAGAAACTGAACGAATCCTGCTTATGGAGTGCGTCTGGTGAGTTGGCACTTATCCAAAGAGTTGAGGAAGGAATAGCTAATGCATCATTTGAACACGAACAGCCACTTCAAAACTTGAGGGACTATTTAGCAGGACTTGTGCGGCAGAGTGTAACAACACTGCTTCAGATGGATTTTAGAACGCAATTTTTTCATAACGATCCTGAAATGCTGCTTAAACTCCATCCCGGTGACTTTGTCTTCGCCGAATATCGTGATAGCCCTCGTATTCTTCATATTGCGGTTAATGGAACACCCGAATGGATAGACGTTCCTTTCGCCTCCGGAGTTGGAGCGCCTTTTGCTTACGCCTTGTTACAGAAATACGAAGGCATGCCTCTGGATATCTCTAAGGCCAGTTTACTTGCCTTTAAAGTAATTGAGGAGGCGATTGAGGTCGGTGCATATGGTTTAGGGCCGCCTATTGATGTTTGGCAGATTACGCAACGGGGCATTAAGAACCTTTCCGAGGATGAAATAGCTGTCTTGGAAGATTCTTCCCGTACACTTCGGGACGCAGAAATTGAACTTTTCTCCTCAAAGGGGGTACCTGATGAGTATTGCCGTTGACAACCCCATCATCAACTCGCCGTTTGAGGAGCCCACGCGGTGGTGGGCTTATGAAGCGGGACAGCCTGTGTTGAAGGAGGGACGGCGGCCTTCCGGCTATTACCTGAAAGCGCGAACGCGCGGCCCCCAGGCGGCGCTTCTAGAGGAAGAGTTTGTACCGCTAGAGACGGTCAACATCATTCGGCAGCGAGTCAAAGAATGGCGGGAGCGAGGCTATCCGGGCGTCACGCCCATCACCCGCCAACTCCTGAATCACTGGAACAATCCCGAGCGGGAGCGCAAACTTTTCTTCTGCCAGCGCGAAGCCGCCGAAACCCTTATTTGGCTCATAGAAGCCTCCCCCGCCGAAAAACAAGGCATCCATATCCCAAAAGACAATGGGCTTACCCGCTACGCCTGTAAGATGGCAACGGGCAGCGGCAAAACAGTCGTCATGGGCATGGTCATCGCTTGGCAGGTGCTGAACAAACTTGCCAATCCCCAAGACCGCCGCTTTTCCGATGCCGTGCTTGTGGTCTGCCCGAACCTGACCATCAAAGAACGCCTGCAGGTGCTTCTGCCCTGGAAGCCGAATAACTACTACGAGAAATTCGACCTTGTGCCGCGCGGGATGCTGGAGCGGTTGCAGCAGGGCAGGTTTCAAATCACCAACTGGCATCTCTTCCAGCCCAAAGACGACAGCCGCTCGCGTAGCGTTGTCCAGCGTGGTGTGGAAAGCGACGCTGCTTTCTGTCGCCGCGTGTTGAAAGAGTTGGGCAACAAACAAAACATTCTTGTCATCAACGACGAAGCCCATCACGCCTATCGCCCTGCCCCTTTGCCCGATGAGGTGCGGAAGAGGCTTTCCCCCGAAGAAAAAGAGGAGCTCGAAGAGGCAACCGTCTGGGTCAGCGGTTTGGACAAAATCAATGCAGTACGAGGCATAAACTTCTGCGCAGATTTTTCGGCAACTCCTTTCCACATCAAGGGCAGTGGTTATGACGAAGGCACGCCTTTTCCGTGGATCGTCTCCGATTTTGGGTTGGTGGATGCTATTGAATCGGGCATCGTGAAAATCCCGCGTGTGCCGGTGGACGACGACACGGGCGCACTTATTCCCAAATACTTCCGTCTGTGGGAGCACATCAATCAGCAACTCCCTGCTTCCGAGCGCCAAACGGCGCGTCGCCGTGCCAAGCCTGAATCCGTGCTCCGGGAGGCAGAAGGGGCGCTCGCCACTTTGGCTTCTGAATGGAAGAAAACCTTTGAATCCTTCCAGGAAGCAGGTTCGCCCGTGCCACCGGTCTTGATTGTCGTTTGTGACAATACCGACCTTGCCAAAGTTGTTCACGAGTACATCGCCAAAGGGAATGTGTTGCCCGAGTTGCAGAATCGTGATGGCGAGGAAGTGACCCTACGTATTGACACGAAACTGCTCAAAGAAGCTGAAAGCGCTGTGGAGGGGGAGACCAAGGAGCAAGCTGCCGAGCGCCTACGCAAAACGGTGGACACCGTTGGGAAAACCGAATGGGAAGGCAAGGGCGATCCGCCCGGCAAAAACATTCGGTGCGTGGTCTCGGTGGGGATGCTCAATGAAGGATGGGATGCACAGAATGTGACGCAGATCCTGGGCTTGCGTGCCTTCACCTCGCAACTTTTATGCGAGCAAGTGGTGGGGCG
The Methanomassiliicoccales archaeon genome window above contains:
- a CDS encoding DEAD/DEAH box helicase family protein, with the protein product MSIAVDNPIINSPFEEPTRWWAYEAGQPVLKEGRRPSGYYLKARTRGPQAALLEEEFVPLETVNIIRQRVKEWRERGYPGVTPITRQLLNHWNNPERERKLFFCQREAAETLIWLIEASPAEKQGIHIPKDNGLTRYACKMATGSGKTVVMGMVIAWQVLNKLANPQDRRFSDAVLVVCPNLTIKERLQVLLPWKPNNYYEKFDLVPRGMLERLQQGRFQITNWHLFQPKDDSRSRSVVQRGVESDAAFCRRVLKELGNKQNILVINDEAHHAYRPAPLPDEVRKRLSPEEKEELEEATVWVSGLDKINAVRGINFCADFSATPFHIKGSGYDEGTPFPWIVSDFGLVDAIESGIVKIPRVPVDDDTGALIPKYFRLWEHINQQLPASERQTARRRAKPESVLREAEGALATLASEWKKTFESFQEAGSPVPPVLIVVCDNTDLAKVVHEYIAKGNVLPELQNRDGEEVTLRIDTKLLKEAESAVEGETKEQAAERLRKTVDTVGKTEWEGKGDPPGKNIRCVVSVGMLNEGWDAQNVTQILGLRAFTSQLLCEQVVGRGLRRLNYDDFSEPEYVDVYGVPFEVIPVKKKPVSRTEVQKVSTLVRALPERKHLEITFPRVEGYVFDVHQRIRVNWEGVPYLKIDPSIEPTEVTVKPAVGYRIGRPDRLGPGGEVLHDRNPFHREKRLQASVYEIAAEITQRLKSKREEFSARHILFPQVLNIVWEYLEKRVVVTGETPLEEVALLKYKQRIIERLTEAIEPDTEAGEPPILPVIERFRPIGSTSEVLFRTVRPCVGTTKSHISHVVLDAPTWEHSVAYQLERIPEVIAYAKNDHLDFTIPYEWQGVQHEYRPDYLIRLRTPEGGEIKVILEVKGFETDQDRQKEAAAHRWVRAVNHHGGFGTWRFCVCHDVRNVRAILQQALSRG